TTAGGTATTTCGTGGGAAGTAAGTGTGCTGGAGCGTACGCGGAGAGAAGACAGTCTACCTCAATTACATCGTGCGTTGGCATTACCAATCTCAGCACCGACCTATTATTTAGCGTATCAAAATGGTATTGAAACACTGTACGAAGGGACAGAAACCAATCGTCAATACTTACGTGAAGCGTTAGCTGAGCAGAACATCCGTAAAGTCTTGATAAAAGAGAACATTGGGTATCTGACTGCATTTGATAGTGAGGAAGCCTTTATCAATGCAGCACTTATCGTATTTGACCGATTATACAGCTATTATTTAGCGACAAAAGAGTAACAGGACGCCCTA
The genomic region above belongs to Aerococcaceae bacterium zg-1292 and contains:
- a CDS encoding ribonuclease P, whose translation is MQKMIQMMEKFIQYHGQKYIAPHKAGDEEEYMLQFKHDGGAARKAFQQIVKAIEQKDLPLKAQRTSNWMNQAQIARAYFYCFFRHPDDLLSQPGMALRLLQEGDLLGISWEVSVLERTRREDSLPQLHRALALPISAPTYYLAYQNGIETLYEGTETNRQYLREALAEQNIRKVLIKENIGYLTAFDSEEAFINAALIVFDRLYSYYLATKE